The following nucleotide sequence is from Bacillus sp. 2205SS5-2.
CTAATTATCATGACTACATATTTATTGAGGAGGTTGTTTCACTTGTTAAAACCACTAGGTGATCGCGTCGTAATTGAGCTAGTTGAAACGGAAGAAAAAACGGTTAGCGGGATTGTTCTACCAGACTCTGCGAAAGAAAAGCCACAAGAAGGTGTTGTCGTAGCAATAGGAACAGGTCGCGTACTTGATAGCGGTGAGCGTGTAGCTCCAGAGGTTGCTGTCGGCGAACGTATTCTCTTCTCAAAATACGCAGGTACAGAAGTGAAGTATGAAGCTACTGAATATCTTGTTCTTCGTGAAAATGATATTCTTGCAATTCTAAGTAAATAATTTTCCCTTTTCACATACAAAGGAATTCAAATTCAAGGAGGTCTTTTTAATATGGCTAAAGAAATTAAATTTAGTGAAGAAGCACGTCGTTCTATGCTTCGTGGTGTAGATCAACTTGCAGATGCAGTAAAAGTAACGCTTGGACCAAAAGGACGTAACGTCGTTCTTGAGAAAAAATTCGGTTCTCCACTAATCACTAATGATGGTGTGACAATTGCTAAAGAAATCGAGCTTGAAGATGCATTTGAAAACATGGGTGCAAAGCTTGTTGCTGAAGTAGCAAGCAAAACGAATGAAATCGCCGGTGACGGTACAACTACCGCTACAGTTCTTGCGCAAGCAATGATTCGTGAAGGTTTGAAAAACGTAACAGCGGGAGCAAACCCTGTTGGCATTCGTAAAGGAATTGAAAAAGCGACAAAAGCTGCGATTGAAGAGTTGAAAAACATCTCTAAACCAATCGAAGGCAAAGAGTCTATTGCTCAAGTTGCGGCAATCTCAGCAGCGGACGAAGAAGTTGGCCAATTGATTGCAGAAGCAATGGAACGCGTTGGCAACGACGGCGTTATCACTATTGAAGAATCAAAAGGATTCTCAACAGAGCTTGATGTAGTAGAAGGTATGCAATTCGATCGTGGATATGCGTCTCCGTACATGGTAACTGATTCCGATAAAATGGAAGCAATTCTTGAAAATCCTTATATCTTAATTACAGATAAAAAGATTACCAACATTCAAGAAATCCTACCAGTACTTGAGCAAGTGGTTCAACAAGGTAAGCCATTGCTACTAGTAGCTGAAGATGTTGAAGGAGAAGCGCTTGCGACATTAGTGGTAAACAAGCTTCGCGGAACATTCAATGCAGTAGCAGTTAAAGCTCCTGGCTTCGGTGACCGTCGTAAAGCCATGCTTGAAGACCTTGCTGTCTTAACAGGTGGAGAAGTGATTACAGAGGACCTAGGTCTTGACCTGAAATCAACTTCTATCGATTCTCTTGGACGCGCTGCAAAAATCGTTGTTTCAAAAGAAAACACTACGGTTGTTGAAGGTGCTGGAGACACAGCGAAAATTGCCGCACGCGTGAACCAAATCCGTGCCCAATTAGAAGAAACAACTTCTGAATTTGATAAAGAAAAATTACAAGAACGTCTAGCTAAATTAGCTGGTGGCGTAGCGGTAGTTAAAGTAGGAGCAGCGACTGAAACGGAACTTAAAGAACGTAAGCTTCGTATCGAAGACGCCCTAAACTCTACTCGTGCAGCAGTTGAAGAAGGTATTGTTTCTGGTGGTGGTACAGCCCTAGTAAACGTCTATACAAAAGTAGCAGCGATTGAAGCTGAAGGCGACGTATCAACAGGTATCAACATCGTTCTACGCGCTCTAGAAGAACCAATCCGTCAAATCGCACACAACGCTGGTTTAGAAGGATCAATCATCGTAGATCGTCTAAAACGCGAAGAAGCAGGTATTGGTTATAATGCAGCTACTGGCGACTGGGTCAACATGATCGAAGCCGGAATCGTGGATCCAACAAAAGTAACACGTTCAGCTCTACAAAACGCAGCCTCTGTAGCAGCAATGTTCTTAACTACTGAAGCAGTAGTAGCAGACATTCCTGAAGAAGGCGGCGGTGCTGGCATGCCTGATATGTCAGGTATGGGCGGCATGGGTGGAATGGGCGGCATGATGTAATCTGTGCCCTCAACCCTTGATAGATAAGGATCTGTTGGTAAGGTGAGAGTGGTTTGCTAACATTTTACTAACATTGAGGATATTAACGGAGGCTTCTCATGAGTTCACTGAACTTTTGAGAGGCTTCTTTTTTCATTTCTTCGGTTACGTGAAGGTACACATTCTTTGTGATTTGGTCGTCAGTATGACCAAGCCTGTCCATGATTTGTTCCAGTGAGACACGTGCTTCGGCAAGGAGTGACGTATGTGTGTGTCTTAAACTGTGAGGAGTCAAATCACCATTTAGTTTGGCTATTCTAAGCAGTCTTTTCATTCGGTCTCGCACATTTTTTACTACAATAGGATAACCAAAGTGTCGTTCCATTTTTCCAAAAATAAAATTTTGATTGTAGTAATCATCACCTAATCGTTCTATCACTTTGTTCTGAACTTCTTTATGCTTTTTTAAAGCTTGAATAACCTCTGAATCAACTACAATTTTTCGTCGTGACTTTCGGGTTTTGGGTGGGACTAATTGATACTCAATGGCATTATTGTTTGGATTGTAATATGTCTTAGTGATACTTATTGTGTAATTGATGAAGTCTATATCCTTCCATTTAATTTACAAATGCGTGGTCTAACTCCACCGTCTTTAGACGGTATCCGCTTTTAGCCTTGTCTTTAAATGTCCATACTACGATAGAGGTGAGAGTATGGACGGTTATCAAAAAAGTAGTCATGCGGTATTTGATATAAAATATCATGTTATATGGGTTACGAAATATAGATATAAAGTTCTACATGGACCAATTGCCAAAAGAACAAGAGAATTAATAAGGCAAGGCTGCGAAGCAAGAGGAATCACGATTTTGCAAGGGAGTGTGGGGAAAGATCATATCCACTTATTGCTATCTTGTCCTCCAAGCCTAGCACCAAGTAAAATAATGCAGTACTTGAAAGGACGATCATCAAGACTCCTCCAGGATGAGTTTCCTGAATTAAAGAAGAGATTTTGGGGACAACATCTATGGGCGAGAGGATATTTCTGCGCAACAGTTGGAACGGTAACAGAAGAAATCATTCGAAACTATATAGCCAACCAGTTTGGTGATGGAAAAGACGATATATTCAAGATTGAGGAGTGAGTTTAGTCAAATTCAGTATGCTTCAGCTTAGGTACTTTGAGAAGACTTGAGTCTTGAATTGCGACTTTAGTCGGTGACATTTATGTCTAAATCCACCTGCTTTAGCGGGTGGTCGTTTAAGGATAGGAAAAAGTATGTCAAGGCATTAAAGCATATCTCTTTTTCCGTAAATAAGGGCGATGTGGTTGGGTTACTCGGTGAAAATGGTGCTGGGAAGACTACTCTTCTTCGAACGATTGCGACACTCTTAATCCCAACTGAAGGGTCTGTTGAAGTTGCAGGATACGACACCATTAAGAATCCAAACGAGATCAAGACGAAAATCGGTGTATTATTCGGAGGGGAAACAGGACTTTATGATCGTTTGACGGCTAGAGAGAATCTTCAATATTTCGCACGATTATATGGATTAAGCAAGCATGAGACGAAGGTACGCATCGATGACTTGTCGAGAATGTTCGGCATGAGGGATTATCTTGACCGGAAAGTCAGTGGCTTCTCGAAAGGAATGCGCCAAAAGGTCGCCATTTCGAGAACCTTGATTCATAATCCAGATATTATCCTGTTCGATGAACCAACGACAGGCCTTGATATCACGTCTTCCAATGTCTTCCGCCAGCTCGTTCATCAGCTTAAGCGCGAAGGAAAGACAATTGTATTTTCTAGTCATATTATGGAAGAGGTTTGGATGCGGTGTGACAAGGTAGCGATGATGCATAAGGGAGAATTGGTATATCACGGGGACATAGAACACCTTTACCAAACAGAAAAGAGTCGCGACTTGAATTATATCTTCATGAGTAAATTAGTGAGAGGGGATGAACACTTTGCTTCTTAATATCTATCTGAAAGAATTGAAAGACAGTTTTCGTGACCGGAGAACGCTTATACTGACGGTTCTTCTGCCGATTTTCATGATGAGCGGACTGGTGTTTTACTATGAAAATATGGTTTCTGAGGATGAGGGAGAAAGCTATGCGCTTGCCGTCGATTCATCCTTGAGCAAGGAAGTCAGTGATTTATTCATAGATTACGACACCATTGAACTGGTGAAGTCCTCTGATCCCGAGAAGTCGCTTGAAGAAGGAGAAGCGCTTGCTGCCATGATTGTGAGTGCTGATTTCAACCGTAGTATTGAAGAAGGAAAAGAAGCCAATGTGACCATAATTGGCGACTCTTTCAGTCAGAAATCAAGCAACTTAATGAATGTTTCCACCAATGCGCTTACTGCCTTTGAAAAAAAAGTGACCGCCGAAAGACTGGAAGCACAAGGGACAGACCTCTCGCTCATTCAACCATTTAGCATCACGGAAAAAGAAATGTCAGAAGATGAAACGAGTATGTTCCTGCTGGCCTTTCTTGTCCCATTAATCTTGGCGATTTCCGTAGGGGTAGGAACCGGTCCTTCATCAGCTGATCTGTTTGCCGGAGAGAAGGAGAAGAAGACGATGGAGGCCTTACTAATGACACCCGTCAATCGCTCCACGCTTCTCATAGCAAAATGGCTAACCATTGCAACTGTGGGAGCGATTACAGGAATTGTAACGCTGATTGTCCTTACTGTTGAAATCAATCTTTTGACGGAAAATCTGAAGGAAGCGTTATCCTTTGGAGACAATATGTATCTGGTGATTGGAATTGCTCTGCTTCTTACGATTGTCTACGCCGTGTTTATCGCATCCTTGCAAATGATCACAAGCGTTATCGGAAAAACCGTCAAAGAAGCCCAAAGCTACAGTACACCGATCATGTTGCTCGCCGCATTCCCTGGGATGTTCATCACTAATGTTGGACTGAATGAATTGTCCTTCCAACACTTTGCGATTCCGATTCTGAACCTGTTCAGTCAATTTAAAGAACTGTTCATGGGCGTGATTGATTATCAGCACATCTTGATCACTTTCGGAAGTAATCTCCTCTTTATGTTTGTAATTTTTATGATTGGTAGGGTTTTATTCTTAAAGGATAAATGGGTGATGAATTGATATAGCAAAGAAACAATCATCAAGCGTGGGCTTGGTGGTTGTTTTTATGATAAGGAAAAAGGAGCAGGGAGTGTTAAAAATGAATTCTTATTTTACGCCTAAGCGAGTAACTATTTTGGGTTTGCTATCGGGTGTGGGTGGGCTTTGTTACGAGCAGACCCATGAGACGACAGCTCTTACCGGAAGTCTCTTACCAAGGGGACTGTCCCTCTGGTTCCATGTAAAGCGCGGTGCTGTTCAAAAAACATTGCCATAACCTGCATTTTAAAAATTCCATAAACATATAGAGGATACTCAATTAAACAATTAACCTAAAGAGGTGCATATTTATGAAAGAAAAGTTTCTGTCAATAGATAACTACCGTGTTAGATATAATGTCTGGGGAGGGAATAAGGATTATTCGCCAATAATAGTTTGTTTACATGGATTTGGAAATACAAGCTTGAGCTTCATAGAAATTGGCGAAGAATTAAAAAAAGATTATACAATAATCTCGATTGATCTCCCTGGACATGGTAAAAGTGAGAAGTTTGCAACAGAAAAAGAATACGAAATGGTAAATATGACAAAATGGTTGTATAAAGTAACAGATAAAATGAACTTGGGTAAATTTTACTTATTAGCTCATTCGTATGGAGCAGATATCACTCTTCATTTTATGAAAGATTATGGATCCTGTGTAATGAAGACGTTACTACTTGATGGTGGCTATACTACCAAGGATGATTTTTATAAAATAGTAGATGAATTAGCGGGTAAGCCTGAGTGGCAATGGCCAAATATTAATGATGTCGAGAAGGAAATTCAATATACAACAGATTCCTTTAATAAATTTGAATATCCAAATTTTGAAGCCTTTTACAGTGAAGAAGAAAAATCAAATAAAAATTGGTCTAATGCTAAGAAAATTGCGTCGAAAGACTACGTTCAAGAAATAAATGGGAAGGTGAAGCCTATTGTTGATGCTGAAGTTGTTCGATCAGTGATACAGTCTATGGCAAATTCACCGATTAAAGAAATATATACAGAATTAGGGGATAATATATTGTTATTAGTGGCTACATTACCAGAAGAGTTTACTATTATTAATAATACTCTATTAGAGGATGTTCAAAAAAATTCTAAAATGACGATCAAAAAAATACAAGATACTACTCATATGATACATTGGGACAATGCTGAAGCCGTTATTGAAGAAATAAGAAACTATTTTATTAGTACGTTTTAAAGGATATATAAGATTATTAAAAGAAGTTGTTAAACCTTTCCCATTTAGAAAAAAGTATAGGATTGATGAAACTAGAAGATTTGATAGAAGAAATTAAAAGGGCTCCTGTTAATCGATTATACTTACCATAATTTACGGGAAGTATATAAACTAAATCTTCCAGTTATGTATTCAGAAAATTTTTTAGAACAAATGATAAAAAGTAATAAGGACAATTATGGGAAATCAAAATAGGAATTACAAGAGTTATATAAAGGTATGGTAAAAGATTATGCCAGCATTTTAGCTATAGACAAAATTCACGATTTTCTAGAATTTATTTCAAAGCCTTCTTTTTTTGCACTATTGCTGAAGAGTTCTCTAATTGGGGAAAAATAGTGAGATTATTAAGGAATCAAGAGAATTTCCTAATATTTCACGCACAGTTATAGCTAGGGACAAAGATGATTCTATTAAACCTTATATTGAGGATGGCATTCCAGAGAAGGAAGCAGTTTTACATGAAAATGTATGGAGAGATATTCAAATTGAAATAACACAGCTGTCCTGTGATAGCGAATAGCGATCATGAAATACATAAGGAGAGACCTGACATGATAATTGAATATTTAGAAAAAATTTCAATCATAGAAATTTAGTATATATTAAAAGATATTTTTTTGGATTTTTCTTTTTTTGATTCCGGAAGAGGGTCTTCATTTCGTACTTAGAGTCTAGGTAAAGCCTGTTCCTATCTAACAAAAATTCAAGAAGAAACAATTCTATTATTAGTACTAAAAATAGAATTGTTGCAGGTGAAGCTGTTGGCTTTTTAAGAAGGAAAAAGAAGCAGATTACTCCAATGTTCGAAGGATTGAAAGGCTAGGTTCTAATGAGTTGTCTATTCTCATGTCATTAATTGAAACCATCAAGGTATTAAAAGCACGGACCCTTCCTCGGCCTACACAATGGCAAAAAAAAATGACCCTGACCAATATAAACTACCTACTAGCTATAAATTGGTTGAACGGGGACGATGAGTCATTAATCTGGCTAGGCTTTCATCTACGAATACCCACCAAAAAATTGCCCATGATATTCATTTGGCTGCAAGGCTGGCTACTTTCAAGCAGAAATTAATTGAACAAAGTCGAAAAAATCAAGAACGTTGAGAATATAGAATTCAAGGTATATAACCCCATATAGTAGACGAACAAGGGGTGAAAGCAAATGATTACTGTGGACGAGAAGGTTCTAAAGATGAAGAAGGAACCAACTAGGTTAAAAAAGATATCAATTGGCATATGGATAAGAGCAGATTTTTTGTTCGTAACGTCCCCTATGTTAAAATAGATATTAATGGTAAAGGGTTTTTGGATGTAGATCAATCCATTACACTCACAGCGTTACGTGGCCTTATGGTTAATAACGAAATTTCAGACGATGATCATTTCGAGAAGTATGCTCATATTGATTTCTATTTAATAAATACTTTCTGAGTTGCCATAACGATTCTTATCAATCGGGGCTGTTTATTGTGCCAGGCATGCACAAATTCTATTTGGGTGAAGTCCTGGGTTGTGAAGGAAGAGTAAGCACCGTGATGGTTTTCTTGCTCCTAACCTCCACCTCATCATATTTTAATTATTGTGGATAGGTGTGAAAGACAACCTCAAACTTATTTTTTCCATTCAGTTTTTCAATATATTTATCTATTTTCCTTTCCTTTTTCATACCAATCCTATATGCAACCTCATTACCAGCTGTATGTTCCAAAAGATATTTGTCCTTACAGTATACACATTGTGAATTCTAGGTTGACTTATAAAAACTATCCTTTGATTAAATAACTCATAAAAAGTGAATTTGTCATGTAGATTATAGGAATATGCCTTTCTACTTTAAAGAGGACGTAAGGGCAGGTTCCTCGTCCGAGCGAGCTAAATCGAGTAGGACTACTGCCAAATAAAAGCTTGCCATTCACCTGTAGCGAGTCTTGAAGGGGATTGTGTTCCGGAATCCCCCATTGAAAGGGAGGATGTTTTGGACGGTACAGAAAACAATAGCTCGATATTTATTAACTGTCTCCTTGGTCCCTACACCGGTAAAAAGATAATGTTTGAGCTACATCTAGAGGCTTAGAGAAAGTTCTTGCTATGGATACAGGGGCAAAAGATATATGTATACTATACTAAAAGTATCCTTCTAGAGAGATAGAGGTGAACAAGTGGCTGAATTGTTTTTAGTTCATGTAGAAGAGTGGGGAATAACGGGGGTATTATTATCGTTGCTGATTGAAGGAAGTGCACTTCCGTTTATCGGTACGTTTTTTATCACTACAGTTGGCTTTATTTTAGAATTATCATGGTTAGATATCCTTTGGATTTCTATTTTTGGAAGTTTTCTTTATGCTGTCGGTAGCTATTTTCCGTATTATCTTGGCTATAAATTAGGTGAAGCAGTGGACTCGCGTTTAAGCAAACAAAAGCAAGCGAAAATCGTTCAAGCGAGAGAAACGTTTCAGAAATATGGTATTTGGAGTGTGGCAATTTCAAGTCCTTTACATTTAGGGAATGTGGTTCCATTTGTAGCCGGAATATCCAAAATGAATCTGGGGACGTATACGTTATTAACAATGATGGGGATTGCTCCTTCCACTCTTGTATTATTAAGCATTGGACGGTTATATGATGGAGATAGGGAACAAGTGATTGAGCAAATCGTACAATATCAATATTATATTTTAATAGGTTTTGTCCTTTTAACTTTCATTTATATCATTTTTAAATTAAATAAAACAAAGAAATTAAGGGGTAGTTAAGCTCCTAGGGGGACGGAGGGACAGGTGCTGTTACCCCGCCCGACTGATTGAAGAGCCACTACATAAGCTTAATTAGTGGTGGTTCTATATAAAAGTTTGTCCTTATCGGTTTTGTAGTTCGGCGAGAATACCCTAAGTAACGCCCGAATAAAGAAGTCATTTATATCCTTCATCCTTCCCTCATCTATTTGTTTAGGAAAACTAAATACCACACCTAGAATCCATTGATGTCCTAGCTTCTCTTTGGAAAGGCTGTTTTCATAAGGCTCTTTTCGTATACATTGTTGCTCTTGACACAAAGAAAAAACAGGCAGTAGGGTTTTTTCGATTGATTTCTTCTTTTTTATCTAGAAATGAAGAATTTTTCATTAGGAAAAGAGCACGAAATCATATAAGTCAAGGGATTCCTTTTTATTCGAAAAGCCACAATCTTTGCGAAAACAGCCTTTCATAAAGATTGTGGCTTTACATTTCAGCGTAGATTCCTTGAAATAGCTACAAACGGGTCATCTTTTCGTTTCAAATGATAGTCTTGTTTTGCAAAAAGAACGATTTCATTAAAAAATTCTTCTTAAAACAACATACACGACGAAAAGTGCCTTCGGGAGAGACTGTCACAGCACTCTTCTTTTCATAGGAAAGGCCAATTTTTAAATGGTCTGGCTTAATCAATTACTTATGTGTAAAAAGCTGATTTTCCACGACTTTCTAGAAGAGCTTCCACACCCCCTTGAGGGGAGTTACTGAAAGTAGATTGGTTCATTAATTAGTAGGAAGAAAATCTAGTTCAAATATAAAACACCAAAAAGGACATTATATTTGATTTGTTCATAACGGCAATGGTAACGTCCTTGTCCCTCCCCTGAGGATGGGACAAGGTACCCTATTGTCCCGAGGTTGTTTGATTTAGTGTTGACATACCACAATAGGGGGGGATTTAGTAATGGGAAGGTCATCTGTATTGCTCGTATTACATCTAATGGTCTTTGTAGGAAGTTATTATACGTTACGGTTAGAGAATGTTAACGAATTAGCGAATATAAGTATAACATTGTCTATGATACTTATTTCACCGCTACTTATTTACACATTCTTAATTAAACCAAGGTCTTTGCATAAACTATGGATTTATATATCTTTTCTTATTTCTTTAGGGTTAGCCTATATCATTATTCCACCTTCCCAAAGTGTATTTTTAAGTAATATTTTGGTTTGGCTTCTACCTGTTATAGAAATTGGCGTGATTGTAGTCGTAGCATACGGTATCATAAAAAGTATTATCAGTTACTGGTCAATAAACACTAATGAATACTATGATTATCTAGAAGTTGTTGAACTAGCATTGAAGCCGAAGTTAGGGAAGGGTTTTATTTTAAACGCAGTTTTAACAGAACTTAGTGTTATTTATT
It contains:
- the tnpA gene encoding IS200/IS605 family transposase — its product is MDGYQKSSHAVFDIKYHVIWVTKYRYKVLHGPIAKRTRELIRQGCEARGITILQGSVGKDHIHLLLSCPPSLAPSKIMQYLKGRSSRLLQDEFPELKKRFWGQHLWARGYFCATVGTVTEEIIRNYIANQFGDGKDDIFKIEE
- a CDS encoding ATP-binding cassette domain-containing protein, coding for MSKSTCFSGWSFKDRKKYVKALKHISFSVNKGDVVGLLGENGAGKTTLLRTIATLLIPTEGSVEVAGYDTIKNPNEIKTKIGVLFGGETGLYDRLTARENLQYFARLYGLSKHETKVRIDDLSRMFGMRDYLDRKVSGFSKGMRQKVAISRTLIHNPDIILFDEPTTGLDITSSNVFRQLVHQLKREGKTIVFSSHIMEEVWMRCDKVAMMHKGELVYHGDIEHLYQTEKSRDLNYIFMSKLVRGDEHFAS
- the groL gene encoding chaperonin GroEL (60 kDa chaperone family; promotes refolding of misfolded polypeptides especially under stressful conditions; forms two stacked rings of heptamers to form a barrel-shaped 14mer; ends can be capped by GroES; misfolded proteins enter the barrel where they are refolded when GroES binds) codes for the protein MAKEIKFSEEARRSMLRGVDQLADAVKVTLGPKGRNVVLEKKFGSPLITNDGVTIAKEIELEDAFENMGAKLVAEVASKTNEIAGDGTTTATVLAQAMIREGLKNVTAGANPVGIRKGIEKATKAAIEELKNISKPIEGKESIAQVAAISAADEEVGQLIAEAMERVGNDGVITIEESKGFSTELDVVEGMQFDRGYASPYMVTDSDKMEAILENPYILITDKKITNIQEILPVLEQVVQQGKPLLLVAEDVEGEALATLVVNKLRGTFNAVAVKAPGFGDRRKAMLEDLAVLTGGEVITEDLGLDLKSTSIDSLGRAAKIVVSKENTTVVEGAGDTAKIAARVNQIRAQLEETTSEFDKEKLQERLAKLAGGVAVVKVGAATETELKERKLRIEDALNSTRAAVEEGIVSGGGTALVNVYTKVAAIEAEGDVSTGINIVLRALEEPIRQIAHNAGLEGSIIVDRLKREEAGIGYNAATGDWVNMIEAGIVDPTKVTRSALQNAASVAAMFLTTEAVVADIPEEGGGAGMPDMSGMGGMGGMGGMM
- a CDS encoding alpha/beta hydrolase, with translation MKEKFLSIDNYRVRYNVWGGNKDYSPIIVCLHGFGNTSLSFIEIGEELKKDYTIISIDLPGHGKSEKFATEKEYEMVNMTKWLYKVTDKMNLGKFYLLAHSYGADITLHFMKDYGSCVMKTLLLDGGYTTKDDFYKIVDELAGKPEWQWPNINDVEKEIQYTTDSFNKFEYPNFEAFYSEEEKSNKNWSNAKKIASKDYVQEINGKVKPIVDAEVVRSVIQSMANSPIKEIYTELGDNILLLVATLPEEFTIINNTLLEDVQKNSKMTIKKIQDTTHMIHWDNAEAVIEEIRNYFISTF
- the groES gene encoding co-chaperone GroES, with protein sequence MLKPLGDRVVIELVETEEKTVSGIVLPDSAKEKPQEGVVVAIGTGRVLDSGERVAPEVAVGERILFSKYAGTEVKYEATEYLVLRENDILAILSK
- a CDS encoding DedA family protein — encoded protein: MAELFLVHVEEWGITGVLLSLLIEGSALPFIGTFFITTVGFILELSWLDILWISIFGSFLYAVGSYFPYYLGYKLGEAVDSRLSKQKQAKIVQARETFQKYGIWSVAISSPLHLGNVVPFVAGISKMNLGTYTLLTMMGIAPSTLVLLSIGRLYDGDREQVIEQIVQYQYYILIGFVLLTFIYIIFKLNKTKKLRGS
- a CDS encoding site-specific integrase yields the protein MKWKDIDFINYTISITKTYYNPNNNAIEYQLVPPKTRKSRRKIVVDSEVIQALKKHKEVQNKVIERLGDDYYNQNFIFGKMERHFGYPIVVKNVRDRMKRLLRIAKLNGDLTPHSLRHTHTSLLAEARVSLEQIMDRLGHTDDQITKNVYLHVTEEMKKEASQKFSELMRSLR
- a CDS encoding ABC transporter permease translates to MNTLLLNIYLKELKDSFRDRRTLILTVLLPIFMMSGLVFYYENMVSEDEGESYALAVDSSLSKEVSDLFIDYDTIELVKSSDPEKSLEEGEALAAMIVSADFNRSIEEGKEANVTIIGDSFSQKSSNLMNVSTNALTAFEKKVTAERLEAQGTDLSLIQPFSITEKEMSEDETSMFLLAFLVPLILAISVGVGTGPSSADLFAGEKEKKTMEALLMTPVNRSTLLIAKWLTIATVGAITGIVTLIVLTVEINLLTENLKEALSFGDNMYLVIGIALLLTIVYAVFIASLQMITSVIGKTVKEAQSYSTPIMLLAAFPGMFITNVGLNELSFQHFAIPILNLFSQFKELFMGVIDYQHILITFGSNLLFMFVIFMIGRVLFLKDKWVMN